Proteins from a single region of Carassius gibelio isolate Cgi1373 ecotype wild population from Czech Republic chromosome A5, carGib1.2-hapl.c, whole genome shotgun sequence:
- the LOC128005907 gene encoding ribosome-releasing factor 2, mitochondrial, with amino-acid sequence MHLNITFPILGGSIRHLMSRCSQTCRCRLMGNRNYSIYRDEVKSLKAMISPDVSKIRNIGIMAHIDAGKTTTTERMLYYSGYTRALGDVDDGDTVTDYMAQERERGITIQSAAVTFDWKDHRINLIDTPGHVDFTLEVERALRVLDGAVAVFDASAGVEAQTMTVWRQAQKHQIPCVCFLNKMDKPAASLSYSIDSIKTKLKANPVLLQIPIGSGKSFTGLVDLITRQKMTWQGSSITHDGCTFETSALQPADEPDVLQAVSEARATLIEQVADLDDDFAELLLGQYSENFDAVPAGKLQEAVRRVTLARKGVPVLCGSSLKNKGVQPLLDAITAYLPAPNERNHDLVRWYKDDLCALAFKVVHDKQRGPLVFVRIYSGSMKAQSAVYNINRNGTERMSRLLLPFADQHIEIPSLSAGNIALTVGLKQTVTGDTIVSSKASAAAAVRRAQNEAENKSSSHRESSSLALAGVEVPEPVFFCSIEPPTLAKLADLEHALNCLQREDPSLKVRTDPDSGQTILCGMGELHIEIIHDRIKREYNIETHLGPLQVAYRETILQSATATDTLDRTLGDKRHVVTVELAVHALMESSTSCDVAFEEEENTPLSAVLKEAVENGVQSAYLQGPVLGFPVQGVKTVIQRVSLEPGTSAAMVSACVSRCMLKALKLAGGQVLEPVMALEVTVGEEYLSPVLADVAQRRGTVCDIQSRQENKVLLGTVPLAEMMGYSTVLRTLTSGNATFSLELSSYEPMNTQDQNILLNKMAGLA; translated from the exons atgcatttaaatataacgTTCCCCATCCTAGGAGGG AGCATCAGACACCTGATGAGCAGATGTTCACAGACATGCAGATGCAGACTGATGGGAAATAGAAATTACAGCATTTATCGAG atgaggtGAAATCACTTAAAGCAATGATCAGTCCTGACGTCTCAAA AATTCGTAACATAGGCATCATGGCACATATAGATGCAGGGAAGACCACTACGACTGAGAGAATGCTGTACTACTCTGGCTACACACGTGCTCTCGGAG ATGTGGATGATGGTGacactgtaactgattacatggctcaggagagggagagaggaatCACCATTCAGTCAGCTGCTGTTACCTTTGACTGGAAGGATCACAGGATTAACCTCATAGACACACCAG GACATGTTGATTTTACTCTGGAGGTTGAGAGAGCTTTACGAGTGTTGGATGGAGCAGTTGCTGTGTTTGATGCTTCTGCTGGAGTAGAG GCTCAAACCATGACTGTGTGGCGGCAGGCACAGAAACATCAAATCCcatgtgtgtgtttcttaaaCAAGATGGACAAGCCTGCAGCCAG CCTGAGTTACTCTATAGACAGCATAAAGACTAAACTAAAGGCCAACCCTGTTCTCCTTCAG ATCCCAATTGGCTCAGGGAAGAGCTTTACCGGACTGGTGGACTTGATCACTAGACAGAAAATGACGTGGCAGGGGAGCTCAATTACACATGATGGTTGTACTTTTGAGACCAGCGCCCTTCAGCCCGCAGATGAGCCAGATGTGCTCCAGGCTGTCAGTGAGGCCAGGGCCACTTTGATAGAAcag GTAGCAGATCTAGATGATGATTTTGCGGAGCTGCTGCTGGGACAGTACAGTGAAAACTTTGATGCAGTACCTGCAGGGAAA TTGCAGGAGGCAGTGAGAAGAGTGACATTAGCTCGTAAGGGGGTGCCTGTGTTGTGTGGAAGCTCTCTGAAAAATAAAGGGGTTCAACCTCTGCTGGACGCCATCACTGCTTACCTTCCTGCCCCCAATGAGAGGAACCATGACCTGGT CCGCTGGTATAAGGATGATCTGTGTGCGTTGGCATTCAAAGTGGTCCATGACAAACAGAGGGGTCCACTCGTGTTTGTTAGGATCTATTCAGGAAGCATGAAGGCTCAGTCGGCAGTGTACAACATAAACCGGAACGGAAC AGAAAGAATGAGTCGACTTCTCTTGCCTTTTGCCGATCAGCACATAGAAATCCCTTCTTTGTCTGCAGGAAACATTGCGCTCACAGTAGGACTTAAACAG ACTGTGACAGGCGACACCATTGTCTCCTCCAAAGCCTCTGCGGCAGCTGCAGTGCGGCGGGCTCAGAACGAAGCGGAGAACAAGAGTAGCTCGCACAGGGAGAGTAGCAGTCTGGCTCTTGCAGGGGTAGAGGTCCCTGAGCCTGTGTTTTTCTGCTCTATTGAACCTCCTACTCTGGCTAAACTAGCAG ATCTGGAGCATGCGCTCAACTGCTTGCAGAGAGAAGACCCCAGTCTGAAAGTCAGAACTGACCCTGATTCTGGACAG ACGATACTGTGTGGCATGGGAGAGCTACACATTGAGATCATCCATGACCGTATAAAGAGAGAGTACAACATCGAAACTCACCTGGGACCCTTGCAGGTGGCCTACAGAGAAACCATCCTCCAGTCAGCGACTGCCACAG ACACGTTAGATCGTACTCTGGGAGACAAGAGGCATGTGGTCACTGTGGAGCTTGCTGTCCATGCTCTGATGGAGTCTAGCACTTCCTGTGACGTGGCTTTTGAGGAGGAAGAAAATACTCCACTCTCTGCTGTTCTCAAAGAAGCTGTGGAAAACGGAGTTCAGAGCGCCTACCTCCAAG GTCCTGTTCTGGGTTTTCCTGTACAGGGAGTTAAGACCGTTATCCAGCGTGTGAGTTTGGAGCCAGGCACTTCTGCAGCCATGGTTTCAGCCTGCGTGTCCCGCTGCATGCTCAAG GCTCTGAAGCTGGCTGGGGGGCAGGTTTTGGAGCCAGTAATGGCTCTAGAAGTGACTGTAGGGGAAGAGTATCTGAGTCCTGTGCTAGCAGATGTAGCCCAGCGACGCGGTACTGTATGCGACATCCAAAGTCGACAGGAAAACAAGGTTTTGCTGGGTACAGTACCTTTGGCTGAGATGATG GGCTACTCAACCGTTCTGCGCACTTTGACTTCTGGGAATGCCACCTTTTCTCTGGAGTTATCCAGCTATGAGCCCATGAACACTCAGGACCAGAATATACTGCTCAACAAGATGGCTGGACTGGCTTGA